A region of Hippoglossus stenolepis isolate QCI-W04-F060 chromosome 7, HSTE1.2, whole genome shotgun sequence DNA encodes the following proteins:
- the sesn4 gene encoding sestrin-3 isoform X1 encodes MIICTSKMERTQFPLRSPCQRVQKQVVVNGEKERVSLLFMKALVSRGSVDAVFQQMASHPQYLESFLRTQHYILHMDGPLPLPYRHYIAIMAAARHHCNYLVYLHSAQFLRVGGDPLWLQGLEAAPPRLRLLAHINKVLAHQPWLTACSHIQTLLKSGEQCWSLAELVQAVVILAHCHALCSFVFGCDTDSDFVPRAKSPNGTPPTFCPFDAANGNTNVPQSLATPSEHITRRRSLDSSCDMACLKERIQKSQEEREKREERLLQTQTLQQTDMEEEEEIICFADPSRFITDPNFCYVEFARREEDHFQVFRVQDYSWEDHGFSLVNRLYSDIGHLLDDRFRSVTTLPSLHSSDLKRAIWNYIHCVLGIRYDDYDYGEVNQLLARDLKLYIKAVACFPDATKTPVCPLSWALLKTSERIHVNLLIMEARLQAELLYALRAITQYMIA; translated from the exons ATGATCATCTGTACGAGTAAAATGGAGAGAACCCAGTTCCCCCTGAGAAGCCCGTGCCAGCGAGTCCAGAAACAG GTGGTGGTGAACGGTGAGAAGGAGCGAGTGTCACTGCTGTTCATGAAGGCTCTGGTCAGCAGGGGGAGCGTAGACGCCGTTTTCCAGCAGATGGCCTCTCACCCTCAGTACTTGGAGAGCTTCCTGCGCACACAGCACTACATCCTGCACATGGACGGCCCTCTGCCGCTGCCATACCGCCATTACATCGCCATCATG gCTGCTGCACGACATCACTGCAACTACCTGGTGTACCTGCACTCAGCTCAGTTTCTGAGGGTGGGCGGGGACCCTCTGTGGCTGCAGGGTTTGGAGGCAGCACCACCTCGCCTTCGCCTCCTTGCCCACATCAACAAGGTGCTGGCCCACCAACCCTGGCTCACCGCCTGCTCACATATTCAG ACCCTGCTGAAGTCGGGCGAGCAGTGCTGGTCGCTGGCGGAGCTGGTGCAGGCCGTGGTGATCCTGGCCCACTGCCACGCCCTCTGCAgttttgtgtttggatgtgacacagactcagactTTGTCCCTCGCGCCAAATCTCCTAACGGTACCCCGCCGACCTTCTGCCCCTTTGATGCTGCCAACGGCAACACCAACGTGCCTCAGTCCCTCGCCACTCCCTCCGAACACATAACACGACGACGG TCTCTGGACTCCAGCTGCGACATGGCTTGTCTAAAAGAGAGGATTCAGAAGTCTCAGGAGGAGcgtgagaagagagaggagcgtCTGCTGCAGACCCAGACGCTCCAACAAACAG acatggaagaggaggaggagataataTGCTTTGCAGACCCGTCGCGTTTCATCACAGATCCTAACTTCTGCTATGTGGAGTTTGCTCGGAGAGAGGAGGACCACTTCCAAGTATTCAGAGTTCAG GACTATTCTTGGGAGGACCACGGCTTCTCCTTAGTCAACAGATTGTATTCGGATATCGGGCACCTCCTGGACGACAGATTCAGGAGCGTGACCACTCTCCCCTCGTTGCACAGCTCCGACCTGAAGAGGGCGATCTGGAATTACATCCATTGTGTGTTAGGAATACG CTATGACGACTATGACTACGGTGAAGTGAACCAGCTGCTGGCGCGGGATTTGAAGCTGTACATCAAGGCGGTGGCCTGTTTTCCGGACGCCACCAAAACTCCAGTGTGTCCTCTGAGTTGGGCTCTACTCAAAACTTCAGAAAGG aTACATGTGAATTTGCTCATCATGGAGGCCCGGCTGCAGGCGGAGCTGCTGTACGCTCTGAGAGCCATCACTCAGTACATGATTGCCTAA
- the sesn4 gene encoding sestrin-3 isoform X2, giving the protein MKALVSRGSVDAVFQQMASHPQYLESFLRTQHYILHMDGPLPLPYRHYIAIMAAARHHCNYLVYLHSAQFLRVGGDPLWLQGLEAAPPRLRLLAHINKVLAHQPWLTACSHIQTLLKSGEQCWSLAELVQAVVILAHCHALCSFVFGCDTDSDFVPRAKSPNGTPPTFCPFDAANGNTNVPQSLATPSEHITRRRSLDSSCDMACLKERIQKSQEEREKREERLLQTQTLQQTDMEEEEEIICFADPSRFITDPNFCYVEFARREEDHFQVFRVQDYSWEDHGFSLVNRLYSDIGHLLDDRFRSVTTLPSLHSSDLKRAIWNYIHCVLGIRYDDYDYGEVNQLLARDLKLYIKAVACFPDATKTPVCPLSWALLKTSERIHVNLLIMEARLQAELLYALRAITQYMIA; this is encoded by the exons ATGAAGGCTCTGGTCAGCAGGGGGAGCGTAGACGCCGTTTTCCAGCAGATGGCCTCTCACCCTCAGTACTTGGAGAGCTTCCTGCGCACACAGCACTACATCCTGCACATGGACGGCCCTCTGCCGCTGCCATACCGCCATTACATCGCCATCATG gCTGCTGCACGACATCACTGCAACTACCTGGTGTACCTGCACTCAGCTCAGTTTCTGAGGGTGGGCGGGGACCCTCTGTGGCTGCAGGGTTTGGAGGCAGCACCACCTCGCCTTCGCCTCCTTGCCCACATCAACAAGGTGCTGGCCCACCAACCCTGGCTCACCGCCTGCTCACATATTCAG ACCCTGCTGAAGTCGGGCGAGCAGTGCTGGTCGCTGGCGGAGCTGGTGCAGGCCGTGGTGATCCTGGCCCACTGCCACGCCCTCTGCAgttttgtgtttggatgtgacacagactcagactTTGTCCCTCGCGCCAAATCTCCTAACGGTACCCCGCCGACCTTCTGCCCCTTTGATGCTGCCAACGGCAACACCAACGTGCCTCAGTCCCTCGCCACTCCCTCCGAACACATAACACGACGACGG TCTCTGGACTCCAGCTGCGACATGGCTTGTCTAAAAGAGAGGATTCAGAAGTCTCAGGAGGAGcgtgagaagagagaggagcgtCTGCTGCAGACCCAGACGCTCCAACAAACAG acatggaagaggaggaggagataataTGCTTTGCAGACCCGTCGCGTTTCATCACAGATCCTAACTTCTGCTATGTGGAGTTTGCTCGGAGAGAGGAGGACCACTTCCAAGTATTCAGAGTTCAG GACTATTCTTGGGAGGACCACGGCTTCTCCTTAGTCAACAGATTGTATTCGGATATCGGGCACCTCCTGGACGACAGATTCAGGAGCGTGACCACTCTCCCCTCGTTGCACAGCTCCGACCTGAAGAGGGCGATCTGGAATTACATCCATTGTGTGTTAGGAATACG CTATGACGACTATGACTACGGTGAAGTGAACCAGCTGCTGGCGCGGGATTTGAAGCTGTACATCAAGGCGGTGGCCTGTTTTCCGGACGCCACCAAAACTCCAGTGTGTCCTCTGAGTTGGGCTCTACTCAAAACTTCAGAAAGG aTACATGTGAATTTGCTCATCATGGAGGCCCGGCTGCAGGCGGAGCTGCTGTACGCTCTGAGAGCCATCACTCAGTACATGATTGCCTAA